The window GAGGCGGTGTTTACCGGGAAGGGGACGACTGCAGTTTTAAGCGGTGAACCCCATACGTTTTGATAATTCTTCGGCGACCCGGCATAGTTCGGGTTTCACCTGATCGGAGATGAAATCGTCCGTCATTTTTTCCACGGAGGAGAAGCAGCTTGTGGCGGCGACTATCTTGCCGAAGGAATCGCGGACCGGATAGGCGATGCAGCGCAGCCCTAACTCGCACTCTTCGTTGTCCGTCGCGTAGCCCTTTTCTTTTACATCCGCTATCTCACGGTCCAGCAATTCCCGCGTGGTGATGGTGTTGTCCGTGAGTTTTGCCAGGCCCTTTTCCTTGATGAGACTATCCAGCTCGTCTTTGGAGAACTCCGTCAGGAACAGCTTGCCGGAGCTGGTCGTGTGCATCGGCGTCTGTTTGCCGATCCTTTGCAGGCTGAAGTCCATCCGGCCCGGTTCGTAAACGCAGTCCAGGTAGATACATTCCATATTATGCTGAACAGAGAGAGAGGCCCCCACGGAAAGTTTAGTCGACAGGCCGCTGATCATCTCGCCGGCAAGGCTTCTTATGGTGACGCGCGAACGCAGCATGTCCGCCACGCCGCAAATTTTAAGCGTTAAGGCGTACCGCCCCAAATGTTCCTCCTGGTAGCAATATCCTTCCTGAATGAGGCCGTTCAAATGCCTAAGCGCGGTGGCCTGGGATATTTTCAGCCTTTTGGAAAGGTCCAGCAGGCGCAGCGGCGCTCCCGCCTCCGCCATAACGGAGATCAGCTGCAGGAACTTTGAGAGGGACTGGTTAGTCGGTTTGTCCTTTGTCTGTTCAGTTTTTAGGGCCGAGTGTCTGATGATAAAAACCTCTCAATCTGAAATCGCATCCATAAATTTATCAGTATTATATCACGTTTGTAATATCGTTGTTATTTATTGCAATTACAATATGGATTTTAACTATCACTGTTGTATAAATAGCGTTAATAGTCCGGTATTAACGCTATTCGTACTGAAGTGTTTCAAATATTGGAACTACAATGATATTACTGATTCCGGTATAATTCCTTAAAGCGCTTGACGGCGGCCTGCGCCGCGTTTGCGACGGCACCGACGTCGGAGAGGAAGTAGACCAGGGAATATCCCCTGTCGTAGAGGGCCGCCGCGGCGTCGATATTCGGCGCGATCGTGGCGAGGAATTTGCCCTTTTCCTTTACA is drawn from Cloacibacillus porcorum and contains these coding sequences:
- a CDS encoding IclR family transcriptional regulator, which translates into the protein MIRHSALKTEQTKDKPTNQSLSKFLQLISVMAEAGAPLRLLDLSKRLKISQATALRHLNGLIQEGYCYQEEHLGRYALTLKICGVADMLRSRVTIRSLAGEMISGLSTKLSVGASLSVQHNMECIYLDCVYEPGRMDFSLQRIGKQTPMHTTSSGKLFLTEFSKDELDSLIKEKGLAKLTDNTITTRELLDREIADVKEKGYATDNEECELGLRCIAYPVRDSFGKIVAATSCFSSVEKMTDDFISDQVKPELCRVAEELSKRMGFTA